Below is a window of Demequina muriae DNA.
CGCTCAAGCAGATGCGGACGCTCAAGGCGCGCATGGAGGCGGAGCGGCTCCCGCGGGGCGTGGATCCGAGGCGCCACCTCAAGCTCGGACCTGGAGGCCTGGCGGACGTCGAGTGGACGGTGCAGCTGCTCCAGCTTCAGCACGCCCACGACCATCCCGAACTGCGCACGACCATGACGATCGACGCTCTGCACGCCGCATCGGAGGCGGGCCTCATCGACGGTGACGACGCTGCCACTCTCGAAGAGGCGTGGGTGCTCGCCACGGCTCTGCGCGGAGCACTCGCGCTGCGCGGCCGCGACCGCAGCGCCGATGTGCTGCCCGGCGACGCGCGCGACCTCAAGGAGCTCGCCGAGATCATGAACGTGGAGGACACGGGCGCGGAGCTTCAGGATCGGTACGGGCGCGCGACTCGTCACGCGCGCGCCGTCACCGAAAGGGTGTTCTTCGGGTGGGACAGTGGGGCATGAGCGCTTTCCGCACGCTGATCTCAGCGATCTGCATCATCGCCGCCGCCATCCTGATCGCCTGGTGGGCCATCTCCTCGGTCATCATCGACCAGATCGAGGACGGCGAGGCCGTGCGCGGCATCACCGAAAGTGCGCTCGAGTCACCTGCAGTGACGGCGTCCCTGTCTGCTGAGCTGTCCGCGCGCACGCAGGAGGCGCTGGCGGCGCAGGGCGTCAACGTCAGCGCGCTGGGGCTGGACGACGAGCTCGACGCTGCCATCGAGAGGGCCGTCGGCACCGAGGCCTTCCGCGCCACCGTGCTGGACCAGGTCGACGAGGCGCACGCACAGGTCACCGACCAGCTCACTGACTCGCTGCGCACGCCGGCCCCGCTGGTCGTCACCGTGGACCTGTCCGACGCGGTTAATGCCAGGGTCGACGAGCTCGGGGCAGCGGCTGCGGTGGCGTCGGATGTCACCGTGCCCCCCGTCACGATCGAAGCCCTCGACGCCGCGCAGTTCGAACAGGCACGCACGGCCTATGAGCGCACGGCGTGGGCGCAGCAATGGGGATTGTGGTCGGGGCTGGCCCTGGTGGCGTTCGGCATGCTGGTCTCTCACCGTCGCCAATGGTTCCTGGCCAAGGTGCTGACGGTGCTGGGCCTGCTGTGCGTCGCGTTCGGCGGCGTCGTGGCACTGCTCGGCCCTGACAGCATCACGACGTTCATGCCCGGAGGAGTCGACGGTTCGCTGTCGACGATGTGGCGAGACATCCTCACCGAGGAAGCGACGCCGATCGTCGTGGAGCGGTCGCTCTGGATCGGCGGCATCGCCCTGGTCGCGGCGCTCGTCGCCACGCTGCTGGGCGCCGCCCTCGGCGGGCGCCGGCGCTAGCACGGCCCATGGACCGCGGGGGAGGGGCGATGGCATACGGGCGGTCGATCGTGGCGGTGGTCCTGGTCGTCATCGGGGCGTTGCTCAGCGCCGCCTGGGCCATCAGCGTGACCGCGGTACGGAGCATCGAGGACGGCACGGCTGGGGACGCCCTGGTGGCGAGCGTGCTCGAGTCTCCGCAGTCCGCGGACGTGGTCGCGGACCAGGTCATCGGGGCCCTCGACGAGGCCCTCGACACGCCCGTGGCTCAGGCCGCGCTGGCCCTGGCAGAGCAGCAGGTGCGCGACGCCGTCGTGACCGTCGTGTCGTCCGACGTCGTGTCGGAGCTGATCCGTGAGGGCGGATCGCGAGCCAAGGACCGCCTTCTCGACGAGCTGACCGATCCGGACCGTCAACCAGGCGCGTTCGTGCTCCGGGTCGACCTCTCCGAGCGCATCAATGCCCGGCTCGGCGAGGTGCCGGTGATCGGTGGACTGCTGCCCGCGATTCAGCTTCCGGCGCTCACGGTCGAGGTGATCTCAGCCGAGGCGTTCGAGGACCTGCGGGGCCTGTTCGCGGTGATGAAGACCATCGCGACGTGGGGACTCTGGGTCGCGGTCGTGACGGTGGCCGCAGGGATCGCCGTCTCGCGCCGATGGGTCGTCTTCGGTGCGAGGGCGCTGGCAGGCGTCGGAGCCTTCGCCGTTGTTCTGTCGCTCGTGCTGGGCTCCATGGGGCCGAGTGCGCTCGCCGGGCTGATGCCGGGTGGTCGTGATGGAGGCGCCGGAGTGCTGGTCGAGGACCTCCTTGCCGACGTCGCGCTGGAGCCGATTACGCACACGTTGATGGTGCTCGGACTCGTGGTGGGCGCGGGCGCAGGGATCTGGTGGGCCGCCGTGCGCGCGGCACGGACTCGACGGCCGGGCCGCGGAGACGACGAGTCGCCCGCGGGGGATCAGCGTCGGGACGAGCCCGGTGCTGGCCCCGTGGACTTGCGCACCACGAGCTCGTAGGGCAACGCTTCGTTTCCGGGCTCCGGCCTGTCGCCGTCGAGCTGGTGGAGAAGGATCTCGACAGCGTGCCGTCCCTGCACCTCCGGGAACTGATCCACCGTGGTGAGGCTGAAGAAGTCGGAGAGCTCGTGGCCGTCGATGCCGATGATGGACAGGTCCTCGGGCACTGAGCGCCCCAGATCGCGGGCGGCGAGCATCGCACCGATCGCCATCTCGTCCGAGGCCGCGAAGATCGCGGTCGGGTGGACTCGCGGGTCTCCGAGCAGCTGCAGCGTCGCGTCGTAGCCACCGGCGATCGTGAAGTCCGCGGTGCGCAGCATCAGCGGATCCGGGGTGATCCCTGCACGGGCAAGCGCCTCCTCCCACCCCGCCCGACGATGAGCGGGCAGGTGGAAGTCGATCTCGAAGTCCTGATCGCCCGCGAGGTGGGCGATCTCGCGGTGCCCGAGCGCGAGGAGGTGATCGACCGCGAGCCGGGCCACCTCATGGTCGTCGAGGCTGAGCGTCTGGATGCCCGGCAACGGGCCGCCGATGCCGACGACGGGCTTCTTGATGGCGGTCAGACTGTCCAGCTCGGCCCGGTTGAGCTCGAGACTCACCGCGATCAACGCGTCGACGCGGCCGCGTCGCAGGAACTCGTCGAAGAGCCGGCGGCGGCGTGGGTTCTCCTCGACGGGCCGATCCTGTCCCACGTTGGGGTCGAGGTGGTACAGGGTGAGGTCGTAGCCCGCGTCGGCGAGAGAGCGCTGGATCCCCTTCAGCACCGCGATGAAGAACCAGCTGTCAATGAACGGCACCACCACGCCCACGTTGCGCGTCTTGCCCGACGCGAGGCTGGAGGCGTTGGCTGACACCACGTACCCGAGCTCACGGGCCGCGTCCTCCACCCGCGAACGGGTGGCCGGTGAGACCGACGACTTTCCGGCGAGCGCGCGCGAGACTGTCGCGGTCGACACGCCCGCGAGGTCCGCGACCTTCTGGATCTTCGTCACTGGCCCTCCTTGGCCCTGCGATGCTGCCTCAGCGCAGCATCCACACCGTGGTGTCCGCTGGCAGGGTACCGGTCGTGGGGCTCGAGGACAGAATCAGTTCGCCCTCGGGCAGGTCGAAGGGCTCGCCCGAGATGTTGGCGTACACCGTGACGGCGCCGACGGTCAGGCCCAGCACGCCCTCGGGCACGTCCTCGATCCAGGTCACGTCGCTCGTCGCGAGCGAGTGGGCGCGACGAAGCCGCAGCGCGTCCACGTAGAACGTCAGGGTGGACCCAGGCACGCCCTCCTGCAGGTCGCGTGCCAGCGGCGCCCAGTCGTCAGGCTGGGGGAGCCAGGACAGCCCGGTGGGCGAGAATCCGAAGGCAGGGGCGTCCGAGGTCCACGGGATCGGCACGCGGCAGCCGTCGCGCCCGTAGCGTTCGCCTTCGGTGCGGTGCCAGGTGGGGTCCTGACGCGCGTCGCCTGGGATGTCGGTCGCCTCGGGCAGCCCCAGCTCCTCACCCTGGTAGAGGTAGGCGGATCCGGGCAGCGCCAGCATCAGCTGAGTCGCGGCGCGTCCGCGCGTGGATGCGGTGTCGAAGTCGGGGAGACCAGGGGTCTCGGGTCCGATGCCGTGGCCCTGGGGGCTCGGCGTCGTCAGCGCGAGCCGTGACGGGTGGCGCACGACGTCGTGGTTCGACAGCACCCAGGTCGCGGGCGCACCGACGCCCGCGAAGGCCTCGAGAGACTCGTCGATGACGCTGCGCAGGGCCCCGGCATCCCACTTCGACATGAGGTAGGGGAAGTTGAAGGCCTGGTGCATCTCGTCGGGGCGCACCCACTCCGCCATGCGGGACAGTGGCTCCACCCATGCCTCGGCCGTGAGGATGCGGTCGCCGTCGTACTCGTTGACGACGGCGCGCCAGCGGCGCCAGATGGCGTGTACGTCGTCCTGCGCCCACGCCGGGTGACCGGTCTGCGCGCCGCCCATCGAGTCGATCTCTTCGTCCGTCTCGAAGTCGGGCAGGTTGGCCGCCTTGGCCAGCCCGTGCGCGACGTCCACGCGGAACCCGTCGACGCCCCTATCGAGCCAGAAGCGCAGAATCCGGTCGAACTCGGCCCGCACCTCCTCGTTGGTCCAATCCAGGTCCGGCTGGGACGAGTCGAACAGGTGGAGGTACCACTGGTCGGGCACACCGTCCTCGCGGTGGACCCGCGTCCACGCGGGGCCGCCGAACACCGACTGCCAGTTGTTGGGCGGCTCGGCGCCATCGGCGCCCTTGCCGTCGCGGAAGATGTAGCGCGCGCGTTCGGCGCTCCCAGGAGCCGATGCGACAGCGAGCTTGAACCACGCGTGCTCGCTCGACGTGTGGTTGGGGACGATGTCGACGATCACGCGCAGTCCGAGTGCATGCGCGCGCTCGCTCATCGCGTCGAAGTCGGCGAGGGAGCCGAAGATCGGGTCGACGTCGGTGAAATCCGCGACGTCGTAGCCGGCGTCGTGCTGCGGGGAGACGTAGAACGGCGAGAGCCAGATCGCATCGACGCCGAGCGCGGCGAGCGAATCAAGGCGTGACGTGATGCCCGCCAGGTCGCCGATGCCGTCGCCGGAGGCGTCGGCGAAGGATCGCGGGTAGATCTGGTAGATGACCGCCGTGCGCCACCACTCGGCGGCAGTGGTCGGCTGGTGGGCGCTGGCAACGTTGCTCATGGGCTCTCCTCGAAGCGCGGACGGGTGCTTGCTCCCACGATACGGCGAATGCAAGCGTTTCCGGTGCGCGCCTCGATGGGGACGTACGTCCCGGTCCCGAGCGACTCCGCATTTCTACGCTGGTTCCGTGGAAAACATTCCGGCACGAGCGTCGTCATGAGGGCCCGCTGGCACCTGCGCGTTCACGTGCTGGTGCTCGCCTGGCTGATCGCTGCCGCCGTGGCGGCCGCGGCACACCGGGTCGTGCCGGCGAGCGAGTGGCTCATGGTGCACCTGCTCATGCTGGGCGGTGTCACGGCGGCGATGCTGATCTGGAGCGCGCATTTCACGCAGGCGCTGCGCCGCAGGCCGCTGCCCACGGGCAGGCGTGGCGAAGCCGCCCGTCTGGCGGGACACACATCGGGCGCGATCGCCGTCATCGTGGGGCTCGTGCGGGCAGAGCAGGTCGAGGTGATCGTGGGGGCGGTCGTGCTCGGAGCGGTCGTCGTCTGGCACGGAGTCGAGATCGCGCTGACGGCGCGAGGAGCGCTGTCGAATCGCCTGGGCTGGAGCACCTGGGCATACGTCGCCGCCGCCGGGAGCCTCGTGGTGGGCGTCGTGTTCGGCGTGCTGCTGTCGCGCGGCGGCGCCTCGGTTGAGGGGTCGGCGCGGCTGTACGTCGCTCACGTGTCGCTCATGATCCTCGGGTGGGTCGCGCTCACGGTGGTCGCGACGCTCATCACGTTGTGGCCGACCGTCCTCGCCGTGCGCATGCCGGACACCGGGGTCCGTGACGGGCGCGCCGGGCTGTGGGTCATGGGCGCCGGGCTGGCCGCTGCCGTGATCATGGTTGCACTGGGATCGAGAGCGGGCACGTCTACGGCGGTGGCGGTCGTCGCCCTCGGCATGCTGATCGCGGCGCGTGCGATGGTCTCCGCAGCACGGTCGCGTGTGCCCGTCACTGTGGCGGCATGGCACCTGGCGTGCGCGGTGGCCTGGATGATCGGCGCGGCCGGGACATGGGCCGTGACGATCGCCCTCGCCTCCAGCTGGGACGATGCGCGATCACGTCTGGGCGGGGTGCTCGCAGCATTCGTCGTCGGCGGGGCGGCGCAGGTGCTGATCGGCGCGCTCACGCACCTCATTCCGATGGTGATCGGGGGCGGGCCGCATGCCGTGCGTCGGGCGCGCGGCACGGTGGAACGCCACGCGCTCGCGCGGCTGGTCCTCATCAACGGAGGCATCGCGCTCTGGGTGCTTCCCACTCCGAGCCTCGTCCGGGTCGGCGGGTCGGTGCTCGCCCTTGCCGCCGGGGTGTGGACGCTGGCGGCCATCGTCGCGGCCGTGCGGACGTCGTACCGCGCGCGGCGCGAGCCCGAGGCCCAGCACGCCGTGGTGGTCCCCGCATCGGCGCTTGCCGATCGCCCTCGCCTGGCGGGCAGGACGCCCGCCGCCGTGGCGGCGCTCGCCTTGGTGCTGACGACGGCCGCCGCCGTCGCAGCCGACCCAGGTGCCGCGGGCATCGGCGCCTCTGCGCACGCGGATGTGGAACCGACCGGCCGCACCGTCGAGGTGCAGGTGGAGGCGTCGCAGATGCGGTTCACGCCCGGGGGCATCTCGATCGACGCCGGCGACCGGCTGGTGATCGAGGTGACCAATACGGACGACACCGCCCATGACCTGGTGCTGGACACCGGCGAGGCATCCGGCCGTCTCGCGCCCGGCGAGAGCGCGCGCATGGACGTGGGCGTCGTGGGACGCGACATCGCTGCGTGGTGCTCGATCGCGGGCCACCGTCAGATGGGGATGACGTTCGACATCGCGGTCCAGGGTGCTGCGCCGCCGCAGGTCGCAGACGGTGACGACGCACCGGCCGACGCGGGTGGCTCCGAAACGAACGGATCGGCCGCAGCGCTGATCGACCTCCAGGCGTCCTCGACGGTCACGCCCCACCCGGCCGCGCTGGAGCCCGCCCCCGAGGGCACCCTGCATCGCGTGACCCTGGAGGTCGAGGACGTCGTGACCGAGGTCGCGCCAGGGGTCACCCAACGGCTGTGGACCTTCGGAGGCTCTGCTCCGGCCCCGACGCTCCGCGGCACGGTGGGGGACACCTTCGAGATCACGCTCGTCAACAACGGCGACATGGGGCACTCAATCGACTTCCACGCGAGCGCGATCGCCCCCGACGCGGTGATGCGGACCATCGAGCCAGGAGAGAGCCTCACCTATACGTTCGTGGCGGAGCGTGCCGGGGCATGGATGTATCACTGCTCGACGGCTCCGATGTCGCTGCACATCGCCAACGGCATGGCCGGCGCCGTCATCATCGATCCTCCAGGCCTGGAGCCCGTGGACCGCGAGTACGTGGTGGTCCAGTCCGAGCTCTACCTCGGCGAGCAGGGCGGCATCGCGAATCCGGCGAAGATCGCGGACGAGGACCCGGACCTCGTGGTGTTCAACGGCCACGCCACGCAGTATCGCGACCACCCGCTGCCCGCCGCGCCCGGCGAACGGGTCCGCGTGTGGGTGGTCGACGCGGGCCCTTCGCGCGCGAGCTCCTTCCACGTGGTCGGCGCGCAGTTCGACACCGTCTTCAGCGAGGGCACCTACCTGCTGGGCGGTCCCGACCGCCCCGACGGCCCTGCCGGGGCGCAGTCACTCGCGCTGCAGCCCGGCCAGGGCGGATTCGTGGAACTGATGTTTCCGGAGCCCGGCCACTACCCGTTCGTCTCTCACATCATGGTCGACGCCGAACGCGGCGCGGCCGGTGTGTTCGACGTCGACGACGATCACCCATGAACAGGAGACACACCATGAGCCAGGACACCACCGAGACCGCACAGGCCACCGAGGCCGCAGAGGGCTGCGCATGCGGAGGGGGCGGATGCGGCTCCCAGCAGGCCCCGCCCGCCGTCGACCGCGGCGAGCGCACCGAACTGTCGACAGGAGCCGCAAGCCCGGTGTCCGCATCGGCCGCCCAGCCGAGGGACATCGACGTGCGGGCGATCCCGCACGAGCACCGTCATGCACGAGTCATCGGCCAGGTGACGTCGCTCGTTCCAGGCGAGGTGGTGGTGATCGCGGCGCCCCACGCTCCCGAGCGGCTGCTCGCCGAGATCGACGCGGACGTGTCAGGAGACTTCGCGTTCGAGTATCTCCAGCGCGGACCCGAGGTGTGGCGCGTGGCGATCTCACGGCTCACCTGCTGCTGATGTCTCCCGCGGACGGAGTGGGCCAGGCGGATTCCCGTCAGCGAGTGCTGCGTGCGCTGTGCGGATTCGCCGTTCCGGTTCCGCTCGCGGACGTGGCAGCCGCCGTCGGACTGCACGCCAACACCGTGCGTGAGCACCTCGACGTGCTCGTGGAGGACGGCCGCGTGACGACGTGGCACGAGCACACGGGCGCGCGCGGGCGTCCCCGTGCGCTGTACCGTGTCACGCCCGCCGGCCTGCTCGCGCACGAGCCGGGGGTCGACGCGCTGCGTCTCGCGGGCATCATCCTCGAGGCCTTCGGCCAGAACGAGTCGAAAGCGCGCGCCACGGCCTTCGCCGCGGGTGCCCGCTGGGGGGAGGAGCTCGCTGCGTCGTTGGCAGGCATCGATGCTCCGATCGACCGGCTCGCTACGGCGCTGGGCGCGGTGGGCGCAGAACCGTCCATCAGCGCGGAGGCACCGGGCGGCGTGGGCTGCGTCCACGCCGCCCGGTGCCCTTTCCGGGACCTGGCGGCGGTGCGCCCCGATGTGGTGTGCGGGATCCATGCAGCCGCGCTCGAGCGGATAGCGAACCGACCCGATCAGGAAGACGTCCTCGTGACGGTCCGCCGCGCCACCGGGCGCGAGGGCGGCGCGTGCATGGTCGAACTGGCGTGGGCGGCCGATGCGCCCGCACCGACGAGCCCGCATCGGCCCTAGCCAGGGCAGGGGAGCAGGTCGCCCCTGGAACGCGAGAGCGGGGCCGGCCCGTGAAGGCCGACCCCGCTCGTCGCGTGACGCGACTACTGCTTAGCAGTCGTAGTACAGCTCGAACTCGTGCGGGTGGGGACGGAAGCGCAGCGGGTCGATCTCGTTGGTGCGCTTGAAGTCGATCCACTCCTCGATGAGGTCCTCGGTGAACACGCCGCCCTCGAGCAGGTAGTCGTGGTCCGCCTCGAGGGTGTCGAGCACCGCGGGAAGCGAGTCCGGAACCTGGGCGATCTGCGCGTGCTCCTCGGGCGGGAGCTCGTAGAGGTCCTTGTCGATGGGCGCAGGCGGCTCGATCTTGTTCTTGATGCCGTCCAGTCCCGCCATGAGCAGGGCCGCGAAGGCGAGGTACGGGTTGCCCGACGAGTCAGGCGCGCGGAACTCGATGCGCTTGGCCTTGGGGTTCGTACCGGTGATCGGGATGCGCACCGCAGCGGAGCGGTTGCGGGCCGAGTACACCAGGTTGACGGGCGCCTCGTAGCCCGGCACCAGGCGGTGGTAGGAGTTCACCGTGGGGTTGGTGAACGCCAGCAGCGACGGCGCGTGCTTGAGGATGCCGCCGATGTACCAGCGTGCGACGTCGGAGAGGCCACCGTAGCCGGCCTCGTCGTAGAACAGCGGCTCGCCGTCCTTCCACACCGACTGGTGCACGTGCATGCCCGAGCCGTTGTCGCCGAACAGCGGCTTCGGCATGAAGGTGGCGGTCTTGCCGTTGCGCCAGGCGACGTTCTTGACGACGTACTTGAACTTCATCAGGTCGTCGGCCGCGTGCAGCAGCGTGTTGAAGCGGTAGTTGACCTCCTGCTGACCGGCGGTGCCCACCTCGTGGTGCGCGCGCTCGAGCTCGAGGCCCACCTCGCCGAGCACGGTGCACATCTCGTCGCGCAGGTCGCCCATCTGGTCACCGGGCGAGACGGGGAAGTAGCCGCCCTTGAAGCGGGTCTTGTAGCCGAGGTTCGGCGAGCCGTCGAGCTCGGTCTCCTTGCCGGTGTTCCACCAGCCCTCGGAGGACTCGATGTGGTAGTACCCCTCGTGCTGGTTCGTGTCGAAGCGCACGGAGTCGAAGATGAAGAACTCGGCCTCGGGGGCGAAGAACGCCGTGTCGCCGATGCCGGTGGACTTCAGGTACTCCTGCGCCTTCATGGCCACGTTGCGGGGGTCGCGGGAGTAGGGCTCGTCCGTGAATGGGTCGACGACCGAGAAGTTGATGACCAGGGTCTTCGCCTTGCGGAAGGGATCCACGAAGGCGGTCTGGAGGTCCGCGATCAGCTTCATGTCGGACTCGTTGATGGCCTGGAAGCCGCGGATCGACGAGCCATCGAAGGCGGCGCCGTCCTCCAGCACCGTCTCGAACTGGGACGCGGGAACATTGACGTGCTGCATCGCGCCAGGAAGGTCGCAGAAGCGAATGTCGATGTACTCGACGGCCTCATCCTTCACATACGCGATCGCCTCTTCGGCAGTCTTGAACATCCGTTTGCTCCTTGCAATGTCAGGTGTGCTCGGGCTAGCAAGCCCACCCTAGGGGCAGGCCGTTTCCCCCAGATTCGTGTGGTGTTACGAGAGTGTTACGTGATCTGAGGGAAGGCGCGTCCCAGCGGCAGCGCTGGGACGGCGACGTCATCGACCCTAGTCCACCCGCCGATACGATGGAACGGTGACCCACGCGATGCCCGAAAGTCCACGCGCATACCCGGGCCGGAGACTCCTCGGAGTCGCAATCGACTGGGTGCTCTGCCTGCTGATCTCCTCGGCGTTCTTTCCCGCAGGTGACGCGTCGGCCCTGACCGCCGTCGAGCGCGTCCTGCTCGCGGGCGACCCCATGGCGACGCTGGTGATCTGGATGGTGCAGCACCTGGTGCTCGTCGCCACGCTCGGCACCACGGTGGGTCACCGCATCGTGGGCCTGCGAGTGATGAGGGAGGACGGGGCGCCGTTCGTCGGGGTGATTCGTGCGCTCGCCAGAACCGTGCTGTTGGCGCTCGTGATCCCCGCCGTGGTGTGGGGTCCGGACGGTCGCGGACTGCACGACCGCGCCGCAGGCACCCTGATCGTCCCCACGCGAGGAGCAGTCAATGCCTGAGCTGTCCGTGGCCGCAGTCCTGTGCGACATGGATGGCACCCTCGTCGACTCCAACGCCCTGGTCGACGTCATGTGGAACGAGTTCTCCGACGCCCACGGACTGGACGGCGTGGAGGTGCGCGCATTCGCCCATGGACGGCCGAGCCGCGCGACCGTCGCGCGCTACCTCACCGACGAGGCCGAGATCCGCGAATGGCTGGACCGCATCCACACGATGGAGACGAGCAGATTCGACGGCGTGGTGGAGATCCCTGGCGCAGCGACGTTCATCCGGGCGCTGCCTCACGGGCGCTGGGCGCTGGTGACCTCCGCGCTCGCCGCGCCCGCGAGGGGCCGGCTCTCGGCGGTCGGCATCGATCTGCCTGACATCCTCATCGGTGCTGACGACGTCGAGCACGGCAAGCCGGACCCTGAGGGCTTTGCTCGCGCGGCGGGCCTGCTCGGCGCGGACCCGAGGGAGTGCGTGGTGTTCGAGGACACCGATGCGGGAATCCAGGCGGGTCAGGCGGCAGGGTGCGCGGTGGTCGTGGTGGGAGGCAACCGGTCGTCCGTCACCGAGGGTCTGCCGCGGGTCGACGACATGACCCAGGTGGGAGTGCGGACAGTCGGCGACCGCATCGTCCTGACTCTGCCTGAATCGGACTGACCTGCGCACGACTGACCTGCGCCCGGCCGATGCGGGTGCGGGTCAGCGCCCGCGCATCGCCTTGCGGTCGGGGCGTGCACGCATGGGGTCGACGCCCTTCGGCACGGGCAGCTTCTGACCACCGATGGCGCGCAGCCGCGCGCCGACCTGCTCGCGCTGGTCCTTGGTGAGCGCCTTCTTGTGCTTGCGGATCGCCTTGGTGAGGTTCTTGAGCGGCACCTGGCCCTCGCCCGTGCCGACGTAGATCGTGTGCACCGGCACGCCGGGTACGAGCTTGCTGATGCGCCGCTTGACCGCGGTCACCTGCTTGTTGGCGGCGTTGCCGCCCTCGGCGAGCAGCACCACGCCGCCCTTGCCGATGCCCTGGAACACGAGGGACTTGCCGCGCGGGTCGATCGACACCGGGTCGTCATCAAATTTCCACCCTCGGCGAATGGACTGCGCGATCGAGACCGACGCGCCCATCTGGCCCTCCATGCGCTGGAAGGCGTTCTTCTCGAAGCGGCGGGTCAGCGTGTACATGGCCGCCAGGGCGGCAGCGAGCACGCCGAAGAGGATCGCGTACACCAGGACGATGGTCGAACCGGCGAGCAGTCCCACGAGCACGGAGAGGCCGATCACCCCCACCGGGATGAGGATCATCAGCGGCAGCAGCCACTTGTCGTCGGGCGCAGTCGCCTTGTACGCCTGCGCGACGAGCTTGTACCAGCGGGGCTTCTTCTGAGGTTCCTTAGCCATGATGCCGCACAGTCTAGTCGCTCATCGGCGTGCGGCCGATGCGCTCAGGGGATGGCGGGTCAGCAGGCCGGCG
It encodes the following:
- a CDS encoding DUF4191 domain-containing protein, with amino-acid sequence MAKEPQKKPRWYKLVAQAYKATAPDDKWLLPLMILIPVGVIGLSVLVGLLAGSTIVLVYAILFGVLAAALAAMYTLTRRFEKNAFQRMEGQMGASVSIAQSIRRGWKFDDDPVSIDPRGKSLVFQGIGKGGVVLLAEGGNAANKQVTAVKRRISKLVPGVPVHTIYVGTGEGQVPLKNLTKAIRKHKKALTKDQREQVGARLRAIGGQKLPVPKGVDPMRARPDRKAMRGR